From a single Penaeus vannamei isolate JL-2024 chromosome 25, ASM4276789v1, whole genome shotgun sequence genomic region:
- the LOC138866450 gene encoding uncharacterized protein, whose amino-acid sequence MKILSLQDISKSFISRMLKNVERCSNVSAAYKYLLPVAPHLAEIAYMCQYYKSPKLTELFLPILVAKGKLFINAINIKEILSYWNESECKTNVASITHLKVGDIEGRQYFNFLPFLGHLTRLQYLEIGSFVDDDLLVVLGINCPQLLIIDAREDTANAVTDVGLSYLALCTKLRRVLFSVFADEYDCTVDQLGFSGKGIALLLLSLPDLEHVQCSEYLLRDALRFIYQSSYHNRTLPVRCLFIDHPEVNVRTLQIVSILCPKLEVISLLAENNNEKLIGKSLRALSKLKILVLSLGSGCKFELLNFASYGPQLVYLQVTTHLLDSQDVLLLSQTCVHLKTLVLKMFSFGFDGVGATNLENSLFPRVEKLELHQNISVRLFKFLNSNMVNLREVYFTWATIHDLEDALTVVVQSGGWKNVELLVLPILSQISLPVAQMIAAALPNLKCLGITVHESEENDLNNYIRRYLPLVSRADQESVPSPSTSGIFSQNSWSDEIQIDQIYL is encoded by the coding sequence ATGAAGATCCTCAGCCTACAAGACATCTCCAAATCTTTCATTTCTCGCATGCTGAAGAATGTGGAAAGATGCTCCAATGTCTCTGCAGCGTACAAGTATCTGCTTCCAGTGGCGCCACATCTCGCCGAAATTGCCTATATGTGCCAATACTACAAGTCACCCAAACTAACAGAATTATTTTTACCGATTCTAGTGGCCAAAGGAAAGTTGTTTATCAATGCTATAAACATAAAAGAGATACTGAGTTACTGGAATGAAAGTGAGTGCAAAACTAACGTTGCTTCCATAACACACCTCAAAGTGGGGGATATTGAGGGGAGGCAGTACTTcaacttccttccttttcttggaCACTTAACAAGGTTGCAGTACTTAGAAATTGGTTCCTTTGTGGATGATGATCTTTTGGTTGTGTTGGGTATCAATTGCCCCCAGTTACTTATAATAGATGCACGGGAAGATACAGCAAATGCAGTTACTGATGTCGGACTTTCCTACTTGGCTCTCTGTACAAAATTAAGGCGTGTACTCTTTTCGGTTTTTGCAGATGAATATGATTGTACAGTTGATCAGCTTGGATTTTCAGGGAAGGGAATTGCACTCTTGTTACTGTCTCTACCAGATCTGGAGCATGTACAGTGCTCTGAATATTTATTGAGAGATGCTCTTCGTTTTATTTACCAATCCAGTTATCACAATAGAACTCTACCTGTACGATGCTTGTTCATTGATCATCCAGAAGTTAATGTGCGTACTTTACAAATTGTGTCAATTCTATGTCCAAAACTGGAAGTCATATCTCTCTTggctgaaaataacaatgaaaaacttATTGGGAAATCATTAAGAGCACTTTCTAAGTTAAAAATATTGGTCTTGAGTTTAGGTAGTGGATGCAAATTTGAATTGCTAAATTTTGCAAGCTATGGACCACAGCTTGTATACTTACAAGTCACAACCCATCTACTGGACAGTCAGGATGTCTTGCTCCTAAGTCAAACCTGTGTCCACTTAAAGACATTAGTATTGAAAATGTTTAGCTTTGGGTTTGATGGTGTGGGTGCAACCAACCTTGAAAATTCGCTCTTCCCAAGAGTTGAGAAATTGGAGCTGCACCAAAATATTTCTGTCAGGTTATTCAAGTTCTTGAATAGCAACATGGTAAACTTGCGTGAAGTGTACTTTACCTGGGCCACCATCCATGACCTGGAAGATGCCTTGACTGTAGTAGTGCAATCTGGAGGATGGAAAAATGTTGAACTTTTAGTCCTCCCAATCTTGAGCCAGATATCTTTGCCTGTTGCTCAGATGATAGCAGCAGCTCTCCCAAACCTAAAATGCCTTGGGATTACTGTCCatgaaagtgaagaaaatgaTCTAAATAATTACATACGCAGGTACCTGCCTCTTGTTTCTCGTGCTGACCAGGAATCAGTGCCATCCCCCAGTACCTCAGGAATATTCTCACAGAACTCATGGAGCGATGAAATTCAAATTGATCAGATTTACCTTTAA